From Blastopirellula marina:
ATCGACGCCGCCAAGCGGGTTTATCGCTCGTATGGCTTCGCGCCGATTGATACGCCGGCCCTTGAATACGCCGAGGTGCTGACCGGCAAGGGAAGCGACGAGACCGATCGGCAGATG
This genomic window contains:
- a CDS encoding ATP phosphoribosyltransferase regulatory subunit gives rise to the protein MIQPRTLKGFRDYLPEAMMPRERLIDAAKRVYRSYGFAPIDTPALEYAEVLTGKGSDETDRQM